Below is a window of Lodderomyces elongisporus chromosome 3, complete sequence DNA.
TTAGTATATGTTTAAATGGTAGTTAATAGATGTTTGTAAGACGAGCTCAGAATCGGATTGCTTGTGACCACCCCCCTCCCTTTGAGtgtttttagtttttcgCCTCCTactgttttttctttcttttgcccttttttaGTTCTCCCATTATTTCCGTCGTTCTCCTAATACCGACATTGGTTCCACAATAGAGAATAGTAATTTCTGTGCGGCTCACTATTTATTGCAAGATTTACTGGATTCGGTAACAGTTAGCACGCAAATGGATTGGGAGTAGGACCAAATACACGACTTAGTTAAGTATACTATTTACCTAATTTCTTATGTAATATACATGGTgaatattttttcaaattctaaTGTAGTTTTTCACCGAGCgcaaagagaaggaagaaaaaaaaaaaagtaaaagacagatagagagagagtgtgtgtgtgtgagagagaagagggaagagcaaaaaggaaagaggGAAGAGAATAAAcattgttttgaaaacaaattataTTCATTAAACAAGAAGATTCACAACTAgaaatctttcttttttttcttagcTGACCGTAAAGGCAAACTAGTCAATAAttataacaacaacaatgaacagaggaagaggaggatttagaggtggtggtggcCGTGGAGGTGGATTTGGTGGAAGAACTTTCCAACCTCAAGGACCTCCAGACACTGTGCTAGAGATGGGATCATTCATGCAAGCTTGTGAAGGTGATATTGTATGTCGTTCGATCAACACCAAGATTCCATACTTCAATGCACCAATATAtttagaaaacaaaactcaaGTGGGGAAAGTCGATGAAATTTTGGGACCTCTCAATGAAGTATTTTTCACCATTAAGCCATCTGAGGGTGTAAAGGCTGAATCGTTCAAAGAAGGAGATAAATTCTTTATTGGACCAGACAAGTTGTTGCCCTTGGAAAGATTTTTGCCCAAACCACCGTCAGTGGGACCAAAGCCAAAGAGGAAGGCTGGTGCAGGTGGTGCAGGTGGAGCTGGC
It encodes the following:
- the GAR1 gene encoding H/ACA snoRNP pseudouridylase subunit; its protein translation is MNRGRGGFRGGGGRGGGFGGRTFQPQGPPDTVLEMGSFMQACEGDIVCRSINTKIPYFNAPIYLENKTQVGKVDEILGPLNEVFFTIKPSEGVKAESFKEGDKFFIGPDKLLPLERFLPKPPSVGPKPKRKAGAGGAGGAGGRGGFRGGRGGGRGGFSSRGGAGGRGGSRGGFGGGRGGGRGGFSGRGGISKPSRGGFSGGRGGSRGGRGGRF